From a region of the uncultured Draconibacterium sp. genome:
- a CDS encoding LytTR family DNA-binding domain-containing protein, producing the protein MIRTIAIDDEPLALQLVTSYVEKTPTLELAGAFDNPIDAMEFMDQNEVDLIFLDIEMPDLNGLEFTRILTNKPKIIFTTAYEKYALQGFKLDAIDYLLKPFSYEEFYKAAEKAKKQIGYERANKKDDEVDSNQEFLFLKSEYKIRRINFNDILYIEGLKDYVKVFLKDESKPIMSLSSLKALEAKLPEEKFMRVHRSFIVNLEKIDTIERSRIIFGKVYIPVSDQYKDKFNSFVKNNFL; encoded by the coding sequence ATGATACGAACCATTGCCATCGACGACGAACCTCTTGCACTTCAACTGGTTACTTCATATGTTGAAAAAACTCCAACTTTAGAATTGGCAGGTGCTTTTGATAACCCAATCGATGCCATGGAATTTATGGATCAGAACGAGGTGGATCTTATATTTCTGGACATTGAAATGCCCGACTTAAATGGTTTGGAGTTTACGCGAATTCTGACCAACAAACCCAAAATTATTTTTACTACGGCTTACGAAAAATATGCGCTGCAGGGTTTTAAACTCGATGCAATCGATTACCTTCTAAAACCTTTTAGCTACGAAGAGTTTTACAAAGCCGCCGAGAAAGCGAAAAAGCAAATCGGCTACGAACGCGCCAATAAAAAAGACGATGAAGTGGATTCGAATCAAGAATTTCTGTTCCTGAAATCAGAGTATAAAATCCGCCGCATTAACTTTAACGACATTCTTTACATTGAAGGATTAAAAGATTACGTGAAAGTATTTCTAAAAGATGAATCCAAACCGATCATGTCGTTAAGTTCGCTGAAAGCGCTTGAGGCCAAACTTCCCGAGGAGAAATTTATGCGCGTCCACCGTTCATTTATCGTTAACCTCGAAAAAATTGACACCATCGAACGCAGCCGAATTATTTTTGGCAAAGTGTACATTCCGGTAAGCGACCAGTACAAAGACAAATTCAATAGCTTTGTAAAGAACAATTTCCTTTAG
- a CDS encoding hemerythrin domain-containing protein, which produces MGSKQEQIQKSIKMSKLLFSHPQLILVLERFGIKLGVREKTIQEICQENNISSKVFLMVVNLNIDSSYHQDLNFSALEIKQIVNYLMKSHAYYSAEVFPEIIQNIHLMSEFSQKPEMQLVERFFNDYKHEVDQHFDYENNTVFPYILNLIDANAAENYSVIDYREHHDDIQEKLDDVKKLLIEHLPQKADNNLRRKIIFALFDLDADLQTHSKIENEILIPQVEQFEKQGLE; this is translated from the coding sequence ATGGGATCAAAGCAGGAACAAATTCAGAAAAGCATAAAAATGTCGAAACTGCTTTTCAGCCACCCGCAGTTAATTCTTGTGTTGGAGCGGTTTGGAATAAAGTTAGGCGTTCGGGAGAAAACAATTCAGGAGATCTGCCAGGAAAACAATATTAGCTCCAAAGTATTTTTAATGGTGGTTAATCTTAACATCGACAGCTCCTATCATCAGGATTTGAATTTTAGTGCGCTTGAAATTAAACAGATTGTCAATTATCTGATGAAATCTCATGCCTATTATTCAGCAGAGGTTTTTCCTGAAATTATTCAGAACATACACCTGATGAGTGAATTCAGTCAAAAGCCGGAGATGCAGTTGGTTGAGCGTTTTTTTAATGATTACAAACACGAAGTTGACCAGCATTTTGATTACGAAAACAACACCGTTTTCCCCTACATTTTGAACCTTATTGATGCCAACGCCGCCGAGAATTATTCCGTGATTGATTACCGGGAACATCACGACGATATTCAGGAAAAACTCGATGATGTGAAAAAACTGCTGATCGAACATCTTCCGCAAAAGGCCGACAATAATCTGAGGCGTAAAATAATATTTGCGCTTTTCGATTTAGATGCGGATCTGCAAACGCATTCAAAAATTGAAAATGAGATTTTAATTCCACAGGTAGAACAGTTTGAAAAACAAGGCCTCGAATAA
- a CDS encoding cation diffusion facilitator family transporter — MADHHHDHGHHHHHHHDIRGKKLLWVTALNLSITIVQIIGGIISNSLSLLSDALHNLGDSSAIFIAFMAGKRSRKPSDEQKTFGYKRVEILAALFNGVVLIGICLYLFFEAYERFVNPEPIKGKIMFIVATFGLLANLISVVVLNKDKAHNLNVRAAYLHLLGDTFSSVAVIIGGIAIWKFEVFWIDPLITVLVGVYIIYHTWDVVKETVDILMQSTPGNIDLVRIKEEVEKIPEIDNIHHIHVWKLDDTQIHLEAHINMTDNITMQELMEVRAKAEKLLHDKFGIEHITLQAGYDCCDNDAELLAH; from the coding sequence ATGGCAGATCATCATCACGATCATGGGCATCATCACCATCATCATCACGATATAAGAGGGAAAAAATTACTGTGGGTTACGGCTCTCAATCTCTCCATTACCATTGTGCAGATTATCGGCGGAATTATTTCGAACAGTTTGTCGTTACTGTCTGATGCACTGCATAATCTGGGCGATTCTTCGGCTATTTTTATTGCGTTTATGGCGGGTAAACGAAGCCGTAAACCTTCGGATGAACAAAAGACTTTTGGCTACAAACGTGTTGAGATTCTGGCCGCTCTTTTTAACGGAGTGGTACTTATCGGAATTTGTTTGTACCTGTTTTTTGAGGCATATGAACGTTTTGTTAATCCTGAGCCCATAAAAGGAAAGATCATGTTTATTGTGGCCACATTTGGTTTGCTGGCCAACCTGATTTCGGTAGTTGTATTGAATAAAGACAAAGCACACAATTTAAATGTACGGGCCGCTTATTTGCATTTGCTGGGCGATACATTTTCGTCGGTGGCTGTAATTATTGGTGGTATTGCCATTTGGAAATTCGAGGTTTTCTGGATCGATCCGCTGATTACCGTATTAGTGGGTGTTTACATTATTTATCACACCTGGGATGTGGTAAAAGAAACGGTTGATATTCTCATGCAGTCAACTCCCGGGAATATCGATCTTGTACGAATTAAAGAGGAAGTTGAGAAAATTCCGGAGATCGATAATATTCATCATATTCACGTTTGGAAGCTCGATGATACGCAAATTCATTTAGAGGCGCATATTAATATGACAGACAATATTACCATGCAGGAGTTAATGGAAGTTCGCGCAAAAGCGGAGAAACTACTTCACGATAAATTTGGCATTGAACACATAACGCTGCAGGCCGGTTACGACTGTTGCGATAACGATGCTGAACTACTAGCTCATTAA
- a CDS encoding response regulator transcription factor: protein MGTRCKILIIEPSVIIREGIAAILQQMKDSVELSFAETLEEALNFGQSDQFKIVIINPVTLNNSKKNLNNLLTLYNKTNVVGLISNHYDRTLYDNFADNIFITDRYETITQIISKHFKTTPAVNNDIDNTLSEREIDVLKLLATGKSNKEIAEQLFISIHTVISHRKNISTKIGVKSTVALVIYAVANGLIDVDGFTE from the coding sequence TTGGGAACGCGCTGTAAAATACTGATCATTGAACCTTCCGTAATTATTCGCGAAGGAATTGCTGCCATTCTGCAACAAATGAAAGACAGTGTAGAACTGTCGTTTGCCGAAACGCTTGAAGAGGCTTTGAATTTTGGGCAATCCGATCAGTTTAAGATTGTAATCATAAATCCGGTTACGCTAAACAACTCGAAAAAGAACCTGAACAACCTGCTCACACTTTATAATAAAACCAATGTTGTGGGTTTGATTTCCAATCATTACGACCGTACACTATACGATAATTTTGCCGATAATATTTTTATTACCGACAGGTACGAAACCATTACGCAGATAATTTCGAAACATTTTAAAACAACGCCTGCCGTCAACAACGACATCGATAATACCTTAAGCGAAAGAGAAATTGATGTACTAAAGCTGCTGGCCACCGGAAAATCGAACAAAGAAATAGCAGAACAACTGTTTATCAGTATCCACACCGTTATATCGCATCGCAAAAACATCAGTACAAAAATTGGCGTAAAATCCACAGTCGCATTGGTTATTTATGCTGTGGCCAACGGACTAATTGATGTTGACGGTTTTACAGAATAG